DNA sequence from the Pirellulales bacterium genome:
AATTTGTCCGCCCAACGAAACCAAATGTTCCGTGAGAATTCGCTCCACTTCGTACTGGGCAAGCGTCAAAAATCCATAAGCGCCTTCGGACAGCGCAGCAGAAGTCTCCTGGGCATGTTCGATGTCTCCATTGGCAATATTCGCCAAGCCGATCAACTCCATGCCGGCCACCAAAGCCTGGTTCACAATGCCCAAGTCGTCCCATATTTCCAGGGTACGCGGAGTAATGCCCAGCGCTTTGCAAAACGGTGCGGGCTTTTCCAACCGTTCCACAATCCGGCACGGCATGCCATGACGCCGAAGCTCCGCAGCCATCATCAGACCGACGGGTCCGGCACCGACAATCAGAATATCATCGGAATCCTTTTGCATGTTGGCCTTCCATGGAGAATGCGGTTCAAGAAGTTTTCAGCACAATCATATGATTGCTGCAAAACCGAGAGTTAGGTATTTTACTCACAGCAAATCTAGTTATTTCTCTGATTCGTGTGCTCTCAGGCAAAAATTGTCTGACGTCAAGCTGATAAGCATCGCCGTACAATTGAATTCCCTGGAAATTATTGGCCCGAGCGAACATTTCTAAAATTTTTGTACGTTCATACTCTGGCAAACTGTGCAGCCGTTTGCTACTTTTTGTGTACAGCTTTCTTTGGATTCAAATTCTGTGCGCACAACAAGCCTGACATGAAACAAGCCATCGCTGGTGTAATTCCCAGCCAATTGACAGAAGCTACCGTTACTATCGAGTGGCCTACCATTGCCGCCACAGGTTTAGGGCGGTTTCTTGGCCGGTTGTATGCAATTCGAGCAGGATTTTGGATATTTACGCTCGGCCGATTAGTAATGGCCCTTACGATGCCAATTGGGTTGCTGCTGTTCTTTTGGATGTTGGCGCCAGGAGTTGCCCGGCGTTATCGGCTCACCAATCGTCGTGTAATTGTGGAGAACGGGCCGAAAGTAAGTGATGCTTTGATCGCACTAGTCACTTTATGGCGAAAAGGACGTCCGTCCTGGACTGCCGCTCGATATGTTGATTTAGATCGTTTCAATACTATTGAAATCGAGGTGCGGCCGGGACAGGAATGGTATCCGGCTGGCGATTTAGTATTTAAGCTCGGAAATGTCGAAACGTTGCGGCTTACGGGAGTGGGGCATCCTGATGTATTTCGTGCGACCTGCCTAAAAGCACATCAGGCTTATGTGGGTGTCCGAAAAGCAATCGGCGCAGTTTAGCCAGAATTCGTTTTAAGCGGCTTGCTTTTCCAACGGCTCGGTTTGCTTTACGATGCCGTACGCTGTCCCTACCGCGCGACTGCGGCGCGTTTCGTCGTAAATTGCACGA
Encoded proteins:
- a CDS encoding PH domain-containing protein, with product MKQAIAGVIPSQLTEATVTIEWPTIAATGLGRFLGRLYAIRAGFWIFTLGRLVMALTMPIGLLLFFWMLAPGVARRYRLTNRRVIVENGPKVSDALIALVTLWRKGRPSWTAARYVDLDRFNTIEIEVRPGQEWYPAGDLVFKLGNVETLRLTGVGHPDVFRATCLKAHQAYVGVRKAIGAV